A DNA window from Paenibacillus sp. HWE-109 contains the following coding sequences:
- the terL gene encoding phage terminase large subunit encodes MVAQPSLTAAELTEFDEFLTEKERLERINRAEDDLLYFAYEYFGEVYNVDNSGNWIPVPIEEAPAFHAEICDIMNVVSTKEVNAKVAVAAPRSHAKSSFLSKAFPIHELVFRKRKYVIIISETPQVSTGNMEWLSLQLKSNEKLRADFGPLLSVKQQENPKDNSSEFIAWEPRKDGSQRLLCRVEAASTGQALRGRNWNGTRPDLIICDDLEGKKNTNTDQLRTEMRDWFTQVVIPLGDPAGKKTAFVYMGTMVHHDSLLRYVMEKRSDFKTKLFRAVIEWPERMDLWEACRLVYNDRDNPKRAEEAEALYEMNRAEMERGSTVLWPDVQPLWKLFRWKWDNGSKAFNTEYMNNPVDEENMVFNPEKFTYYDGLRDEFPVAEFDVFMGVDFAMGKTRGDYSAIVAVAKHRSTGAIFVIDAWGERVHPDVFLRVIVDKVIRYQPSGIAAEAQAAQEFFVHKLKEALRMAGYPANSRVKEIHQRARKELRIEAMAPDIENGTLRFTRKHALLLEQFELYGSGTHDDLPDAMEMAVSIAKNGRKRVTDKPAWL; translated from the coding sequence ATGGTCGCGCAGCCTTCTCTTACTGCCGCGGAATTAACGGAATTTGACGAATTTCTAACGGAGAAAGAGCGCTTAGAACGCATTAATCGCGCGGAAGACGATCTACTCTACTTCGCGTACGAGTATTTTGGCGAAGTTTACAACGTGGATAATAGCGGTAACTGGATACCGGTGCCAATCGAAGAAGCGCCGGCCTTCCACGCGGAAATATGCGACATCATGAACGTTGTTTCAACGAAGGAAGTTAACGCAAAGGTGGCCGTTGCCGCACCGCGTTCTCACGCTAAGTCATCGTTTCTATCGAAGGCGTTTCCGATACATGAGCTCGTTTTTCGTAAACGTAAATACGTAATTATTATCTCCGAGACTCCGCAAGTATCGACGGGCAATATGGAGTGGCTCTCGCTTCAGCTTAAATCTAACGAGAAGCTTCGCGCCGACTTCGGTCCGCTACTCTCCGTTAAACAGCAGGAAAATCCGAAGGATAACTCGTCGGAATTTATCGCGTGGGAGCCCCGTAAAGATGGCAGCCAGCGGTTACTTTGTCGCGTAGAAGCAGCCTCAACGGGCCAGGCGCTCCGTGGACGTAACTGGAACGGTACGCGGCCGGATCTTATTATCTGCGATGATCTGGAAGGTAAAAAGAACACGAATACGGACCAGCTACGAACGGAAATGCGCGACTGGTTTACGCAAGTCGTAATACCACTCGGTGATCCGGCCGGTAAAAAGACCGCGTTTGTTTACATGGGAACGATGGTACACCACGATTCGTTGCTCCGTTACGTAATGGAAAAACGGTCGGACTTCAAAACGAAGCTATTCCGTGCGGTTATCGAATGGCCTGAGCGGATGGACTTGTGGGAAGCGTGCCGACTCGTTTATAACGATCGCGATAATCCGAAGCGCGCTGAAGAAGCGGAAGCATTATACGAAATGAATCGCGCAGAAATGGAACGGGGATCGACGGTTTTATGGCCGGATGTGCAGCCGTTATGGAAACTATTCCGTTGGAAATGGGATAACGGAAGTAAAGCGTTTAACACGGAATATATGAATAACCCGGTCGACGAAGAGAATATGGTGTTTAATCCCGAAAAGTTTACGTACTATGACGGACTTCGCGACGAGTTCCCTGTGGCCGAGTTTGACGTTTTTATGGGCGTCGATTTTGCGATGGGGAAAACGCGAGGAGATTATAGCGCTATTGTTGCGGTTGCAAAACACCGTAGCACTGGCGCTATTTTTGTTATCGATGCGTGGGGCGAGCGCGTTCATCCGGATGTGTTTTTGCGCGTCATCGTAGACAAAGTCATCCGTTATCAGCCGTCAGGAATTGCGGCGGAAGCGCAGGCGGCGCAAGAATTCTTCGTACACAAGCTGAAGGAAGCGCTAAGAATGGCGGGCTATCCGGCAAATAGTCGCGTTAAAGAGATCCATCAGCGGGCTCGTAAGGAGCTACGGATTGAAGCGATGGCGCCGGACATTGAAAACGGAACGCTCCGGTTCACGCGAAAGCACGCGTTGTTGCTCGAACAATTCGAATTGTACGGAAGCGGAACGCACGATGATTTACCGGATGCAATGGAAATGGCGGTAAGTATCGCTAAGAACGGACGAAAACGAGTTACAGACAAGCCAGCGTGGCTATAA
- a CDS encoding phBC6A51 family helix-turn-helix protein, which produces MAKILTAEQTIAIEWLAKPKKGGKTFEEIAEICGVHPNTIGNWRKDKTFDAELKRTIVRENSDKLPELVASLTDLAIRGDGNAAFAKLALQVNGMLTDKLEVETNGNGDTDIDALRAKLAAYKERNKEA; this is translated from the coding sequence ATGGCGAAGATACTAACCGCTGAACAAACGATAGCTATCGAATGGTTAGCGAAGCCGAAAAAAGGCGGCAAGACGTTTGAAGAGATCGCGGAAATTTGCGGCGTCCATCCGAATACGATCGGTAATTGGCGTAAGGACAAGACGTTTGATGCGGAATTAAAGCGCACTATTGTACGTGAGAACTCCGATAAGTTGCCGGAATTAGTCGCGTCATTGACGGATCTAGCTATACGCGGAGATGGGAACGCAGCTTTTGCGAAATTAGCGCTTCAAGTTAACGGAATGTTGACGGACAAACTCGAAGTGGAAACGAATGGTAACGGAGATACGGATATTGACGCGTTGAGAGCGAAATTGGCTGCGTATAAAGAGCGGAATAAGGAAGCGTAG
- a CDS encoding ATP-dependent DNA ligase, whose translation MSTFISPMLLETAPEAFDSDDYIFEPKVDGHRLIYSQTNGATRLFTRHNNDCTRQYPELLAFPFADDIVLDGEVACVDPATGAICFESVMERFSAKKADKVRRLSEQLPANFVVFDILRYKGEDLRSLPLEKRKEILASVSFPPNVHIAKIPYFTGAGIPLFTSIAAQGMEGVVAKRRNSTYVSSRSSAWLKIINWTFVDVYITGYSKGDFGWLASVPAENGRMKSVGVIELGVTPKQRAAFYSVKDALFAAEDDAYVYLRPQLKARVKIRNWTRKGLLRSPAFVDFII comes from the coding sequence ATGTCTACGTTTATATCTCCGATGCTGCTCGAAACCGCGCCGGAAGCCTTCGATTCTGACGATTACATCTTCGAGCCGAAAGTCGACGGTCACCGCCTTATCTATTCGCAAACAAACGGCGCCACACGCTTATTTACGCGCCATAACAACGATTGCACGCGCCAATATCCGGAACTATTAGCGTTCCCTTTTGCGGATGATATCGTGCTAGACGGCGAGGTCGCGTGCGTAGACCCGGCAACCGGCGCGATATGCTTCGAATCCGTTATGGAGCGTTTTTCCGCGAAGAAAGCCGATAAAGTCCGCAGGCTGTCCGAACAGTTGCCGGCTAATTTCGTCGTTTTCGATATTCTACGGTATAAAGGCGAAGATCTCCGCAGCTTACCGCTTGAAAAGCGCAAAGAAATACTCGCGTCAGTTTCGTTTCCACCAAACGTCCATATCGCGAAAATTCCGTACTTTACAGGCGCCGGCATTCCGCTGTTTACGAGCATAGCTGCGCAAGGTATGGAAGGAGTCGTCGCGAAACGCAGAAATAGTACTTACGTAAGCAGCCGCTCGAGTGCGTGGCTTAAGATCATTAACTGGACGTTTGTTGACGTTTATATAACGGGCTACTCAAAGGGTGACTTCGGCTGGCTCGCGTCTGTTCCTGCGGAAAATGGGCGCATGAAATCCGTCGGCGTCATTGAACTCGGTGTAACTCCGAAACAGAGAGCCGCATTTTACAGCGTTAAAGACGCACTATTTGCCGCTGAGGACGACGCTTATGTCTATTTAAGGCCACAGCTTAAAGCGCGCGTTAAGATACGTAATTGGACGCGAAAAGGGCTACTACGGTCGCCTGCGTTCGTTGATTTCATAATTTAG
- a CDS encoding DinB/UmuC family translesion DNA polymerase, whose product MTRHFVALGMTTIGHVAQTPLPLLKQKFRARFGKQSDIQAEVMWRTANGLDDSPVTPGTLNAAPKSIGHGMTLPRDYTTAEEVDIVLLELTEEVCRDARTKGFTSGTVHVFCMCSPYDAPTGFSQQRKMPLVTNNTLKIYGSVREIFHRNWNGHPVRKVGVTLGTLAEEDVTQLDLFEDVTKIRELDRVVDRIKDRFGNTALIRASSLMKAGLAADRAGKIGGHYR is encoded by the coding sequence ATGACACGCCACTTCGTCGCGCTCGGCATGACTACGATCGGCCACGTCGCACAAACGCCGCTGCCCTTACTAAAGCAAAAATTCCGTGCGCGATTCGGCAAGCAATCGGATATTCAGGCGGAGGTTATGTGGCGGACGGCTAACGGTTTAGACGACAGTCCTGTTACGCCAGGCACGCTAAATGCCGCGCCAAAATCGATCGGTCACGGAATGACGTTGCCTCGCGATTATACGACGGCTGAAGAAGTTGATATCGTGCTCTTGGAGCTAACGGAAGAAGTGTGCCGCGATGCTAGAACGAAGGGGTTTACGAGTGGAACGGTCCACGTATTCTGTATGTGCTCACCGTACGACGCGCCGACCGGGTTTAGTCAGCAACGTAAAATGCCGCTAGTGACGAACAATACGCTTAAAATTTACGGGTCGGTCCGCGAGATTTTTCACCGCAATTGGAACGGTCATCCGGTGCGCAAGGTTGGCGTCACACTTGGTACACTCGCGGAAGAAGACGTCACGCAATTGGACCTTTTCGAAGATGTAACGAAAATTCGCGAACTTGACCGCGTCGTAGATCGCATTAAAGACCGTTTCGGCAATACGGCGCTCATTCGCGCGTCTAGTCTGATGAAGGCCGGTCTTGCAGCGGATCGAGCCGGCAAAATTGGCGGTCATTACCGATAA
- a CDS encoding Y-family DNA polymerase, protein MILLTKERTIFLSDCQSFYASVEKATHPGLDNLPVVVAAHC, encoded by the coding sequence GTGATTTTATTGACGAAGGAACGGACGATATTCCTCTCGGACTGCCAATCGTTCTATGCAAGCGTCGAAAAGGCCACGCATCCTGGTCTCGATAATCTTCCGGTTGTTGTGGCCGCTCACTGTTGA
- a CDS encoding DUF1292 domain-containing protein codes for MIKVKGDEPLIKQVVLPNGDAAVADILAAFEMGNRKYIVCWFPLAQEAESKAVPFRFEEVNGFIRLFEIESETEFFAVHERFENMNTV; via the coding sequence ATGATCAAGGTCAAAGGGGATGAACCTCTAATAAAGCAGGTTGTTTTGCCTAACGGCGATGCTGCTGTTGCGGACATACTAGCAGCTTTTGAAATGGGCAACAGGAAGTACATTGTTTGTTGGTTCCCTCTAGCACAGGAAGCCGAGAGCAAGGCTGTGCCATTCCGTTTTGAGGAGGTAAATGGATTTATCAGGCTATTCGAAATCGAGTCCGAAACTGAATTTTTTGCAGTGCATGAACGCTTTGAGAATATGAACACCGTTTGA
- a CDS encoding site-specific integrase — translation MEVVQPIRSVEKLERMKTVLKGYSDRDWFLLVMGINVGLRIGDLLKLHVRDVRNKSHLRIIEGKTQKRKKFPINSELREIINNYTKGMRDSDPLFKSYRTKQNIGRVQAYRILNKAAAEVGLVEIGTHTLRKTFGYHFYKRYKDVALLQEIFNHSAPSITLRYIGINQDIIDEAIGGFHL, via the coding sequence ATAGAGGTTGTGCAGCCGATTAGAAGTGTAGAGAAGTTGGAGAGAATGAAGACGGTACTAAAGGGCTACTCAGATAGAGATTGGTTTCTTCTGGTGATGGGCATTAACGTGGGGCTGCGGATCGGTGACTTGCTCAAGCTGCATGTCCGAGACGTGCGGAATAAATCGCACTTACGCATAATCGAGGGAAAAACCCAGAAAAGAAAGAAATTCCCGATCAACTCTGAGCTTCGTGAAATCATCAACAATTACACCAAAGGCATGCGCGATAGCGATCCATTGTTTAAAAGCTACCGAACTAAACAGAACATCGGCCGGGTACAGGCTTACCGGATATTGAACAAAGCAGCGGCGGAAGTCGGGCTGGTCGAGATCGGAACCCACACGCTAAGGAAGACGTTTGGATACCACTTTTATAAGCGTTATAAGGATGTGGCGCTGTTACAGGAGATTTTCAACCACAGCGCACCGAGCATCACACTTAGATATATAGGAATTAATCAGGACATTATCGATGAGGCCATAGGTGGATTTCACTTATAG
- a CDS encoding helix-turn-helix domain-containing protein → MRINSNLKTLIDTKNVSVRKVARDIEYRLGAVQDMYNNTMERYPRDLLTKLCVYFNCSIGDILEITNDEH, encoded by the coding sequence ATGCGTATTAATTCAAACCTAAAAACATTGATTGACACTAAAAATGTTTCCGTCAGAAAAGTTGCAAGAGATATAGAGTACCGACTAGGCGCGGTTCAGGACATGTACAACAACACTATGGAACGCTACCCACGCGATTTACTAACTAAGCTTTGCGTATATTTCAACTGTTCAATTGGGGATATTTTAGAGATAACAAACGATGAACACTAG
- a CDS encoding helix-turn-helix domain-containing protein, producing MSTLTVRIKLAEILAERGMSQRELSRLTGIRHPSINEMCENKTQRLPLDNLAIICEKLNVGITDILTLTETS from the coding sequence ATGAGTACGTTAACTGTGCGAATAAAACTCGCTGAGATTCTCGCAGAACGCGGAATGTCTCAACGCGAACTAAGCCGTCTAACTGGCATACGCCATCCGTCTATAAACGAAATGTGCGAAAATAAAACTCAGCGTTTGCCCCTCGATAATCTTGCGATCATTTGCGAGAAGCTGAACGTAGGAATTACGGATATTCTCACTCTGACAGAAACGAGTTAA
- a CDS encoding sigma factor-like helix-turn-helix DNA-binding protein — MSTGSIDIEAKSRKYTQSYALNTAKGVAALLRDRHRIAERRYRGDTAASDIIIDLHSAIESAGLTERQAESIAWVYGRDLTQEMTAQIIGVTRQAVKQSVDSAIERISAIFQRWDYGEVTVEVTATESEDETIVIA, encoded by the coding sequence ATGTCAACGGGATCAATCGATATTGAAGCGAAGTCACGCAAATATACGCAATCATACGCACTCAATACCGCAAAAGGAGTCGCTGCTCTTTTACGGGATCGCCATCGTATTGCTGAGCGCCGTTATCGCGGCGATACGGCAGCCTCCGACATTATCATCGATCTCCATAGCGCGATTGAGAGCGCCGGATTAACTGAGCGCCAAGCGGAATCCATTGCGTGGGTTTATGGACGCGATTTAACGCAGGAGATGACTGCGCAAATAATCGGAGTGACACGCCAAGCGGTAAAACAGTCAGTCGATTCCGCAATTGAGCGAATCTCAGCGATCTTTCAGCGGTGGGATTACGGTGAGGTAACGGTCGAAGTGACCGCAACAGAATCGGAAGATGAAACGATTGTTATCGCGTAA
- a CDS encoding adenylate kinase, which translates to MYLAEKYGYQRFAFGDELKRYYHELFGNSTTKPREGYQWFGQTMRQRDPDVWVYKCFDQIRGMRQQAAKYPVAITDLRQPNEYERCRAEGYVIIRVNAPEGERFNRAVASADTFNYVDLRHETESHVDTFAVDYEFENSGSLAELHVKIDAILTGVSGYGRV; encoded by the coding sequence GTGTACTTGGCGGAGAAGTACGGATACCAACGGTTCGCGTTCGGCGATGAGCTCAAACGTTACTATCACGAATTGTTCGGTAACTCCACCACGAAACCACGCGAAGGGTACCAGTGGTTCGGTCAGACGATGAGACAGCGCGATCCTGACGTATGGGTGTACAAGTGTTTCGATCAAATACGGGGTATGCGACAGCAGGCTGCGAAGTACCCCGTCGCAATAACGGACCTCCGCCAACCTAACGAATACGAGCGTTGCCGCGCAGAAGGTTACGTAATCATCCGCGTTAACGCTCCGGAAGGCGAACGTTTTAATCGTGCAGTAGCTTCCGCTGATACGTTTAATTACGTAGACTTACGACATGAAACGGAATCACACGTTGATACGTTCGCGGTCGATTACGAGTTTGAGAATTCGGGTTCATTGGCGGAATTACACGTGAAGATTGACGCAATTTTAACGGGGGTGAGTGGCTATGGGCGGGTATAG
- a CDS encoding 3D domain-containing protein, producing MGRPVLQRTKRVRIGLLVALMIALMTTGRELPPEPTQSDVKYEVTAYTNSFQSTGKRPGDRGYGITASGKKTEEGVTAACGPDLAFGTRVEIPELGRTYTCQDRGGAIKDGHIDVYMTSEKRAKQFGRQTLSVKIIPPSSGKGASK from the coding sequence GTGGGTCGACCCGTACTTCAGCGAACGAAGCGCGTCCGTATAGGACTGTTGGTAGCGTTAATGATTGCGCTAATGACGACGGGGCGCGAACTACCGCCAGAACCAACGCAATCTGACGTAAAGTACGAAGTCACAGCGTATACTAACTCGTTTCAGTCGACGGGCAAGCGTCCAGGTGATCGAGGCTACGGTATCACGGCAAGCGGTAAGAAGACGGAGGAAGGCGTTACGGCTGCGTGTGGTCCGGATTTAGCGTTCGGAACCCGCGTTGAAATACCGGAACTTGGGCGGACTTATACGTGCCAAGATCGTGGCGGCGCAATAAAGGACGGCCACATTGACGTTTATATGACGTCAGAAAAGCGCGCCAAACAGTTCGGAAGGCAGACGTTGAGCGTTAAAATAATCCCGCCGTCGAGCGGAAAAGGAGCGTCTAAATGA